In one window of Gossypium hirsutum isolate 1008001.06 chromosome A01, Gossypium_hirsutum_v2.1, whole genome shotgun sequence DNA:
- the LOC107925529 gene encoding secoisolariciresinol dehydrogenase, which translates to MSFGSSVTKRLDGKVALITGGASGLGECTVRLFVKHGAKVLIADIQDELGNSLCQELGTDNISYVHCDVTCESDVENAVNLVVSKYGKLDIMFNNAGITGDNEVRVTDAGAEDFKRVFDVNVLGGFLGAKYAARAMVPAKKGCILFTSSIVSKISVGLPHAYKASKHAVAGLTKSLSVELGEHGIRVNCISPNAILTPLFQKSIGNIDKKKGEEMLAVSAVLKGPVLEAEDFANAALYLASDDAKFISGVNLPVDGGYSLSNQSWKMGFAALLE; encoded by the exons ATGAGTTTCGGGTCCTCAGTAACCAAAAG ACTGGATGGCAAGGTGGCACTGATAACTGGTGGTGCCAGTGGCTTAGGAGAGTGTACAGTCAGACTATTTGTCAAACATGGAGCCAAGGTTCTGATTGCTGATATTCAAGACGAATTGGGCAACTCCCTTTGTCAAGAGCTTGGAACGGATAACATCAGCTATGTCCACTGCGATGTAACATGCGAATCCGATGTTGAAAATGCTGTAAACTTGGTTGTCTCCAAGTACGGAAAGCTAGATATCATGTTCAACAATGCAGGCATTACTGGTGACAATGAAGTAAGAGTGACAGACGCCGGCGCTGAGGACTTCAAGAGAGTGTTCGATGTCAATGTATTGGGTGGTTTCTTGGGTGCCAAGTATGCTGCCAGGGCCATGGTCCCGGCTAAGAAAGGCTGCATACTCTTCACATCAAGTATTGTTTCAAAAATCAGTGTGGGTCTCCCCCATGCATACAAGGCATCAAAGCATGCCGTCGCAGGGCTGACGAAGAGCTTGAGCGTGGAGTTAGGTGAGCATGGAATTAGAGTTAACTGCATTTCGCCTAACGCAATTTTGACCCCATTGTTCcaaaaatcaattgggaatattgATAAGAAGAAGGGAGAGGAGATGCTTGCGGTTTCAGCAGTGTTGAAAGGCCCCGTACTGGAGGCTGAAGATTTTGCCAATGCGGCACTGTATTTGGCAAGTGATGACGCTAAATTTATTAGTGGTGTTAACTTACCAGTCGACGGAGGGTATAGTCTTAGCAATCAGTCATGGAAAATGGGATTCGCAGCACTTTTGGAATAA